GCTCGGCAGTGAGCGCCCCCGGCAGCGCGGCCAGGCTCTGCGGCACGACGATCCAGAGGCTCAGGCCGGCCGGCGGCTTGGGTCCCAGGCTGTCGAGCAGCACCTGGAAGTGGGCGGTGACCAGGTTGTCGAGCACCACGGTGTGCGGCTTCAGTTCCGCCTGGGCGCTCTGCGACTGCACCCCCACGCTGGCCTTCATCTGCACCTGCCCCTTCTCCACCCGCGCCTCGATGAGCTGCGGCGGGCTGCCGGCACTGCCCGCGGTCAGGCTGTAGCTCAGAAACTCCCACTCGGGGGAGAGATTGGTCTGCTCGGTGAGCGTCATCTCCCCGCCGGGACGCTGCAAGGTGCTCTTGCCGGTGAGGCGGAAGCCGCCCTGGGTGGCTACGATCTCGTATTCCTCGCTGCCCGTGAGGGCCTTGCCGGCCTTGATCTGGAACTTCTCCGGCGGGGCGGCGATGAGAGAGAGGGCCAGGGCCGGCAGAGCGCCGATCAGCAACGCGATGCGCCGCATCATTTCTTCTCCTTCAGCAATTCTTCTTCCTCTTTGCCCTGCTGGCTGAGCTGCAGAATGACTCCGTAATCCTCCAGCGTGGTGGTGTCGCCCTTCACCGACTTGGTGGTCACGATCTCGCGCAGCAGCCGCCGCATGATCTTGCCGCTGCGCGTCTTGGGCAGCCCCTGCACGAAGTAGATGCGCTCGGGCCGCGCCAGCCCTCCGATCTCCTTGGCCACCCAGTCGCGCAACTCCTCCGCCAGGGCCGGCGTCGCCTTGACCTCCTGCTTCAGCGTGACGAAGGCGTGCAGGCCTTCGCCCTTCAGTTCGTGGGGCGCGCCGATGGCGGCCGCCTCCGCCACCGCCGCATGGTGCACCAGCGCCGACTCCACCTCCATCGTGCTCAGCCGGTGGCCGGCCACATTGATGACGTCGTCCACCCGTCCCAGTACCCAGATGTAGCCGTCCTCGTCGCGGGTGGCGGCGTCGCCGGTGAAGTACTTCCCGGTGACCCGCGCCCAGTAATTCTGCTTGAAGCGCTCCGGGTCTTTGTGGATGGTGCGCAACATGGCCGGCCAAGGCTGGGTGATGACCAGGAAGCCCTTGCCCACCTTCACCGACTCGCCCGCCTCGTCGATCACGTCGGCGGCCACCCCCGGCAGCGGGCGCGTGGCCGAGCCCGGCTTGGTGGGCGTCGCTCCCGGCATGGGCGAGATCAGGATGCATCCCGTCTCCGTCTGCCACCAGGTGTCCACGATGGGGCAGCGCTCCTTGCCGATCACCTTGTGGTACCAGTGCCAGGCGGCAGGATTGATAGGCTCGCCCACCGTCCCCAGCAGCCGCAGGGAAGAGAGGTCGCGCCCCTGGGGCCAGGTGTCGCCCTGGCGCACGAAGCTGCGGATGGCCGTCGGCGAGGTGTAGAAGATCGTGACCCGATACTTCTCGATGATGCGCCAGAAGCGGTCGGGCTTGGGCCAGTCGGGCGCGCCCTCGTACATCAGCGTGGTGGCCCCGGCGGCCAGCGGCCCGTAGACCACGTAGCTGTGCCCCGTCACCCACCCGATGTCGGCGGTGCACCA
This window of the Terriglobales bacterium genome carries:
- the acs gene encoding acetate--CoA ligase, whose protein sequence is LKTRIQDLEAEVVLTADGGLRRGREVLLKQHVDDALQECPTVKNVIVYKRLSLHTQMQEGRDHWWEDVTTGVSEVCPAEELDAEHPLYVLYTSGTTGKPKGVVHSTGGYLTQVLATLGWVFDLKEEDTYWCTADIGWVTGHSYVVYGPLAAGATTLMYEGAPDWPKPDRFWRIIEKYRVTIFYTSPTAIRSFVRQGDTWPQGRDLSSLRLLGTVGEPINPAAWHWYHKVIGKERCPIVDTWWQTETGCILISPMPGATPTKPGSATRPLPGVAADVIDEAGESVKVGKGFLVITQPWPAMLRTIHKDPERFKQNYWARVTGKYFTGDAATRDEDGYIWVLGRVDDVINVAGHRLSTMEVESALVHHAAVAEAAAIGAPHELKGEGLHAFVTLKQEVKATPALAEELRDWVAKEIGGLARPERIYFVQGLPKTRSGKIMRRLLREIVTTKSVKGDTTTLEDYGVILQLSQQGKEEEELLKEKK